One genomic region from Parerythrobacter aestuarii encodes:
- a CDS encoding elongation factor P — translation MKRLAIIVAGGAALAGAASPVLADGPLKTLPVGRYQCSLPGDAGGSAWVPIDKKFSIKNASRYLSPKGSGTYLMTGDDLVFTRGPLKDEQYKRQGTGMLRLKNADGSLSRVRCVRTGPLQ, via the coding sequence ATGAAACGACTGGCAATTATCGTTGCAGGTGGCGCCGCACTGGCCGGCGCAGCCTCGCCGGTGCTGGCCGACGGGCCACTCAAGACCTTGCCCGTTGGCCGCTACCAATGCTCGCTGCCCGGGGATGCCGGTGGCAGCGCCTGGGTGCCGATTGACAAGAAGTTCTCCATCAAGAACGCCTCTCGCTATCTCAGCCCGAAGGGCTCCGGGACCTATCTCATGACAGGGGACGACCTTGTCTTCACTCGGGGTCCACTCAAGGACGAACAATACAAGCGACAAGGCACGGGTATGCTTAGGCTCAAGAATGCCGACGGATCACTTAGCCGGGTTCGTTGCGTCAGGACGGGTCCACTGCAATAG
- a CDS encoding M23 family metallopeptidase: MNFIDRLLTIVITATVTSMIWIVAGGSLMEMASSDSQIQSTRPAAAAPSPQASLARKPSATEAAPSVASDAPSLDIDESSQPTAGESANLLIPVLNVRASDLTDTFSNTTDGGVRLHEALDIMAPVGTTVVTAAPGTIEKLYQSSAGGKTVYVRSADGRTIHYYAHMAEYADGLREGQRVRRGQRLGTVGSTGNASDEAPHLHFAILRTTEDAEWWEPANAINPYPLLAGE, encoded by the coding sequence ATGAATTTCATTGATCGCCTGCTCACTATCGTCATCACCGCAACTGTCACCTCCATGATCTGGATCGTGGCAGGTGGTAGCTTGATGGAAATGGCCTCCAGTGACAGCCAGATCCAATCGACGCGCCCGGCAGCAGCTGCGCCCAGCCCGCAAGCCAGCCTGGCCCGGAAACCGAGCGCAACTGAAGCGGCACCTTCGGTCGCCAGCGACGCGCCTTCGCTCGATATCGACGAATCTTCGCAGCCGACGGCGGGCGAATCCGCCAACCTGTTGATACCGGTGCTCAATGTTCGAGCATCCGATCTCACCGATACATTCAGCAATACCACCGATGGGGGTGTGCGACTGCACGAAGCACTCGACATCATGGCACCTGTGGGCACCACCGTGGTCACAGCAGCACCGGGCACGATTGAGAAGCTGTACCAGTCCAGTGCCGGCGGCAAGACGGTCTACGTTCGTTCAGCCGATGGCCGCACAATCCATTATTATGCACATATGGCCGAATACGCCGACGGATTGCGCGAAGGGCAGCGTGTCCGCCGTGGACAAAGGCTTGGAACCGTCGGATCGACCGGGAATGCGAGCGATGAAGCCCCTCATTTGCATTTCGCCATCCTCCGCACGACGGAGGATGCGGAATGGTGGGAGCCAGCCAACGCCATTAACCCGTATCCCCTGCTGGCAGGAGAGTAG
- a CDS encoding inositol monophosphatase family protein, with the protein MAALSGLIRVMEKAARKAGGKLRRDFGEVEHLQVSRKGPADFVSKADRIAERTIYDELIHARPDWGFVLEEAGIIEGDPNKPRWIIDPLDGTSNFLHGIPHFAISIAVQEPKLDGSGWGEVTAALIYQPITDETYWAEKTRGAWLHDGRLRVSARRTLPEALVATGIPFQGHGDFAEWSRIFGAIGPEVAGIRRFGAASLDLAWLAAGRFDGFWESGLNDWDTAAGCLIVREAGGFVSDFRGRSQPIHSAQVLAANDALHSKLHKLLANALK; encoded by the coding sequence ATGGCAGCCCTATCGGGTCTCATTCGCGTCATGGAAAAGGCTGCCCGCAAGGCGGGTGGCAAGCTGCGGCGTGACTTCGGCGAAGTCGAACATCTGCAGGTAAGCCGCAAAGGCCCTGCGGACTTCGTCTCAAAGGCAGATCGTATCGCTGAGCGGACGATCTATGACGAGTTGATTCATGCCCGCCCCGACTGGGGATTCGTGCTGGAAGAAGCAGGCATAATCGAAGGTGATCCGAACAAGCCGCGCTGGATCATCGATCCGCTCGATGGGACCAGTAATTTCCTGCATGGAATTCCGCATTTCGCAATCAGTATTGCAGTACAGGAACCCAAACTCGACGGTTCGGGCTGGGGCGAGGTAACTGCGGCGCTAATCTACCAGCCGATCACAGATGAGACATACTGGGCTGAGAAAACTCGCGGTGCCTGGCTCCATGACGGACGCCTGCGCGTTTCCGCGCGACGCACCCTTCCGGAGGCTCTGGTTGCAACAGGCATCCCGTTCCAGGGACATGGCGACTTCGCAGAATGGAGCCGCATTTTCGGAGCGATCGGCCCGGAAGTGGCCGGAATTCGCCGCTTCGGTGCGGCCTCGCTCGATCTCGCGTGGCTTGCTGCCGGCCGGTTCGACGGTTTCTGGGAGAGTGGCCTCAATGATTGGGATACTGCCGCCGGCTGCCTGATCGTGCGGGAAGCAGGCGGCTTTGTCAGCGATTTCCGTGGCCGATCGCAGCCCATTCATTCGGCGCAGGTTCTGGCGGCCAATGATGCGTTGCACTCGAAGCTGCACAAACTTCTCGCTAATGCGCTGAAGTAG
- the efp gene encoding elongation factor P, producing MKISGVDIRPGNILEYEGGIWKVAKIQHTQPGKGGAYMQVEMKNLQDGRKTNVRFRSADTVEKVRLDTKEYQFLYEDGDMLVFMEQETYEQIYLPSDLLGDARPFLQDGMQVQLELWEEKPISVQLPQQVEADIVEADAVVKGQTASSSYKPAVLDNGVRIMVPPHIESGTRIVVDVYEQTYVGKAS from the coding sequence ATGAAAATCAGCGGCGTGGACATCCGTCCCGGCAACATTCTCGAATATGAAGGCGGCATCTGGAAGGTTGCCAAGATCCAGCATACCCAGCCGGGCAAGGGCGGGGCCTATATGCAGGTTGAAATGAAAAACCTGCAAGATGGCCGCAAGACCAACGTGCGTTTTCGCAGCGCGGATACGGTTGAGAAAGTACGTTTGGATACCAAGGAATACCAATTCCTCTACGAGGATGGCGACATGCTGGTGTTCATGGAACAGGAAACCTACGAACAGATCTACCTCCCGAGCGACCTGTTGGGTGATGCACGACCATTCTTGCAGGACGGCATGCAAGTGCAGCTCGAACTGTGGGAAGAAAAGCCGATCAGCGTGCAGCTGCCGCAACAGGTCGAGGCCGATATCGTCGAAGCCGATGCGGTGGTGAAAGGCCAGACCGCATCTTCCAGTTACAAGCCGGCCGTGCTGGACAATGGGGTCCGCATCATGGTTCCGCCACATATCGAGAGTGGCACACGCATCGTTGTCGACGTCTACGAACAGACGTATGTCGGCAAGGCAAGCTAA
- a CDS encoding serine hydrolase domain-containing protein, with protein MIRWLAAMFLLAAAGPLAAADEDYQSFGEFLEQFRKESGTPSLSAVIIRNDEVVWEGYFGTYDDEGELPTVAETTYKIASVTKPIVATALYSEAFAGRLNLDMPMSSDGRWREICEYFVTTPIPFMKGGIDPHGNPIPPMQCDKPTTLRELLDMRANGDAFVYNPIAFARIDRALPHDRSRTLRDIVRERVVDYSLGLDYDVALGWRDPFGGSALRYLAEPFHVVDGKAVKQPLPDDDFRAAAGIIASPRAIAEIDIFFDQGRILGSGPLRKRLVEMAIGPLGDYRAGWWLEDWEGKRLMWHSGWNEKQYSALYLKVPEERLTLIVMANTEAIYWGNSLVKAEVVNSPIAARFLEGFARSE; from the coding sequence ATGATCCGCTGGCTTGCAGCCATGTTCTTACTCGCGGCGGCGGGGCCGCTTGCAGCAGCCGACGAGGACTACCAATCCTTCGGCGAATTCCTTGAGCAGTTCCGGAAGGAGAGCGGCACACCGTCGCTCAGCGCCGTCATCATTCGCAACGACGAAGTCGTGTGGGAAGGCTACTTCGGGACCTATGACGATGAGGGCGAGCTGCCCACCGTCGCCGAGACAACCTACAAGATTGCTTCGGTCACCAAGCCGATCGTTGCGACGGCGCTCTATTCAGAGGCTTTCGCGGGCAGGCTCAACTTGGATATGCCCATGTCGAGCGACGGGCGCTGGCGCGAAATCTGCGAGTATTTTGTCACAACACCTATTCCCTTCATGAAAGGCGGGATTGATCCCCATGGCAATCCGATCCCGCCGATGCAGTGCGACAAACCAACAACGCTGCGTGAACTGCTGGATATGCGGGCCAATGGTGATGCTTTCGTCTATAATCCGATTGCCTTCGCCAGGATTGATCGTGCTCTGCCCCACGATCGTTCGCGTACATTGCGGGACATAGTGCGGGAACGTGTCGTCGATTACTCGCTGGGGCTCGATTACGATGTAGCGCTTGGCTGGCGTGATCCGTTCGGTGGGTCGGCCTTGCGGTATTTGGCGGAACCCTTCCACGTGGTGGACGGGAAGGCTGTAAAGCAACCTCTGCCGGACGACGACTTTCGTGCTGCGGCAGGGATCATCGCCAGCCCAAGGGCGATTGCCGAGATCGACATTTTCTTTGATCAGGGGCGTATCCTGGGCAGCGGACCGCTGCGCAAACGACTCGTTGAAATGGCGATTGGACCGCTAGGAGACTATCGCGCAGGATGGTGGCTGGAGGACTGGGAAGGCAAGCGCCTGATGTGGCATTCCGGATGGAACGAGAAGCAGTATTCAGCGCTCTATCTAAAGGTCCCGGAGGAAAGGCTCACTTTGATTGTCATGGCTAACACTGAGGCAATTTATTGGGGTAACTCGCTGGTGAAGGCCGAAGTGGTCAATAGCCCGATAGCGGCGCGCTTCCTGGAAGGTTTTGCGAGGTCGGAATGA
- a CDS encoding 2OG-Fe(II) oxygenase family protein, whose protein sequence is MAETRRLFSTPFVIDTLQSEEGIGMLRQAIEDEHARDCQGISISNIGGWHSNTRMLEWGGEAARALVYKAMTMADTQTLDIKSQQESRFGWVPELWANVSTRGNANQYHFHPGSFWSVVAYVDDGYKGSDDPALGGELQLLDPRMPMVRMTAPDLRLLDVDGQVQLNEIPIRPKTGMIVMFPSWLQHAVRPFYGEGTRISIAINLVPALKAQNLA, encoded by the coding sequence ATGGCAGAGACCCGCCGCCTTTTCTCGACTCCGTTCGTCATCGACACACTGCAGAGTGAGGAAGGCATTGGGATGCTTCGGCAGGCGATCGAAGACGAGCATGCGCGCGACTGTCAGGGTATCAGCATTTCGAACATCGGCGGATGGCATTCAAACACACGGATGCTCGAGTGGGGCGGTGAAGCGGCGCGTGCGCTGGTCTACAAGGCCATGACAATGGCCGATACCCAGACGTTGGACATCAAAAGCCAGCAAGAAAGCCGCTTTGGCTGGGTCCCGGAACTGTGGGCCAATGTTTCGACCAGGGGCAACGCCAACCAGTATCACTTCCACCCGGGCAGCTTCTGGTCAGTGGTTGCCTATGTCGATGATGGCTACAAGGGCAGCGACGATCCGGCGCTCGGCGGTGAGCTGCAATTGCTCGATCCACGCATGCCGATGGTTCGAATGACTGCGCCGGACTTGCGATTGCTCGATGTGGACGGCCAGGTTCAGTTGAACGAGATTCCTATCCGCCCGAAGACGGGGATGATCGTGATGTTTCCCAGTTGGCTGCAGCATGCGGTGCGCCCGTTTTATGGCGAAGGCACGCGGATTTCGATCGCGATCAACCTCGTCCCGGCGTTGAAAGCGCAAAACCTGGCTTAA
- the tkt gene encoding transketolase, with protein sequence MSVDPTRLAPMANAIRALSMDAVQAANSGHPGMPMGMADVATVLWSSYLKFDPSAPDWADRDRFVLSAGHGSMLIYSLLHLSGYAAPTMDDIRNFRQLGSPCAGHPENFLLPGVECTTGPLGQGLAMAVGMAMAERHLNATFGDELVDHRTWVIAGDGCLMEGINHEAIGLAGHLKLGQLNVLWDDNAITIDGATDLSTSENIRARYEATGWHVAECDGHDFEDIARAMDEAIADERPSLIACRTIIGKGAPNKQGTSATHGAPLGPDEIAAARATLGWESEPFVIPDGIMGAWRSIGDRGRDAHSEWAGRLAASDHMDEFNRRMAGILPEGEAMEAYIAGLIAEPVKVATRKASEMALAQINPLLPETIGGSADLTGSNNTKAGGIEPFTADNYSGRYVYWGIREFGMAAAMNGMALHGGVIPYGGTFLVFTDYARGAIRLSALQQVRAIYVMTHDSIGLGEDGPTHQPVEHLASLRAMPNVLVMRPADAVETAECWAIALKQSDRPSILALSRQGLPQMRLEAIDGVLSTKGGYRIKVAENDRKVVLVATGSELHIAAECAARLEEQGIGADVVSMVCTELFDEQDETYRGDILPADVLKVSIEAGTTFGWDRYVGSDGLKIGLDRFGASAPTEQLFEKFGFTADAIVPQITEKLNG encoded by the coding sequence ATGAGCGTCGATCCCACCCGCCTTGCCCCGATGGCCAATGCTATCAGGGCGCTATCCATGGATGCGGTGCAGGCAGCGAATTCCGGTCACCCCGGAATGCCAATGGGCATGGCCGATGTGGCGACAGTCTTGTGGTCCAGCTACCTGAAGTTCGATCCTTCGGCCCCTGACTGGGCCGACCGCGATCGCTTTGTGCTGAGCGCAGGTCATGGCTCGATGCTGATCTACAGCCTGCTGCACCTGTCGGGCTATGCCGCGCCGACGATGGATGACATCCGCAATTTCCGACAACTGGGCAGTCCCTGTGCCGGCCACCCCGAAAACTTCCTGCTGCCGGGCGTCGAATGCACCACGGGTCCGCTCGGCCAGGGCCTGGCGATGGCCGTTGGCATGGCGATGGCCGAGCGCCACCTCAATGCCACTTTCGGAGACGAACTGGTTGATCACCGCACCTGGGTGATCGCTGGTGATGGCTGCTTGATGGAAGGGATCAATCACGAGGCCATCGGTCTCGCCGGACACCTGAAGCTCGGGCAGCTCAACGTATTGTGGGATGACAACGCGATCACAATCGACGGTGCGACCGATCTTTCAACGAGCGAGAATATCCGCGCCCGCTATGAAGCGACCGGATGGCATGTTGCCGAATGCGATGGGCATGATTTCGAAGATATTGCTCGAGCAATGGATGAAGCGATCGCCGACGAACGACCTTCGCTGATCGCGTGCCGTACGATCATCGGCAAAGGGGCACCCAACAAGCAGGGCACCAGCGCAACGCACGGAGCCCCGCTTGGGCCGGATGAGATCGCGGCGGCGCGCGCGACGCTAGGGTGGGAATCGGAGCCGTTCGTCATTCCCGACGGCATTATGGGAGCATGGCGCTCGATCGGTGATCGTGGACGCGACGCCCATTCCGAATGGGCCGGACGCTTGGCCGCTAGCGATCACATGGATGAATTCAACCGTCGGATGGCCGGTATCCTGCCCGAAGGCGAAGCGATGGAAGCCTATATTGCGGGCTTGATCGCCGAGCCGGTGAAGGTGGCGACCCGCAAGGCCAGCGAGATGGCACTGGCGCAGATCAATCCGCTGTTGCCGGAAACCATCGGCGGCAGCGCCGACCTGACCGGTTCCAACAACACCAAGGCGGGCGGTATCGAGCCCTTCACGGCTGACAATTACAGTGGTCGTTACGTCTATTGGGGCATTCGTGAGTTCGGCATGGCCGCGGCGATGAACGGGATGGCGCTGCATGGCGGAGTGATTCCTTACGGCGGTACGTTCCTTGTCTTCACGGACTACGCTCGAGGCGCGATCCGCCTTTCCGCGCTTCAACAAGTGCGGGCAATCTACGTCATGACTCACGACAGCATCGGCCTTGGGGAAGACGGGCCGACCCACCAGCCGGTCGAGCATCTGGCTTCGCTGCGGGCCATGCCGAATGTGCTGGTCATGCGTCCGGCCGATGCAGTCGAGACGGCGGAATGCTGGGCCATCGCGCTCAAGCAGTCGGACCGGCCTTCGATCCTCGCGCTCAGCCGCCAAGGCCTGCCGCAGATGCGGCTTGAGGCGATCGACGGCGTGCTTAGCACCAAGGGCGGCTACCGCATCAAGGTTGCAGAGAACGACCGCAAGGTTGTGTTGGTGGCAACTGGCTCGGAACTGCACATTGCCGCAGAATGTGCTGCGAGACTTGAAGAACAGGGCATCGGTGCGGATGTCGTTTCGATGGTCTGCACAGAACTGTTCGACGAACAAGACGAAACATATCGCGGGGATATCCTTCCCGCTGACGTGCTCAAGGTCTCCATCGAGGCAGGAACGACATTCGGTTGGGATCGGTATGTCGGATCGGACGGCCTGAAGATTGGTCTCGATCGCTTCGGCGCATCGGCACCGACAGAACAATTGTTCGAGAAATTCGGTTTCACAGCGGATGCCATCGTTCCGCAAATCACAGAAAAATTGAACGGATAA
- the thiE gene encoding thiamine phosphate synthase, with product MSETEIPTQLYLVSPLDVSGDFPSRLERAFDAGEGLVTAFQFRVKDIDQHEAARLAEPLQAICATHDVAFIVNDSIALAKRLKADGVHLGQEDGSPKEAREQLGREAQIGVTCHASRHLAMEAGEAGADYVAFGAFFPSATKETKHQPEPEILQWWSNLFEIPCVAIGGITPENCTPLVDAGADFLAVSGAVWNGDEAEVIRKFAKVLR from the coding sequence ATGAGCGAAACCGAAATCCCGACGCAGCTTTACTTGGTTTCACCGCTGGATGTCAGCGGTGACTTTCCCTCCCGGCTCGAACGTGCATTTGATGCGGGGGAGGGTTTGGTTACAGCGTTCCAGTTCCGTGTGAAGGATATCGACCAGCACGAAGCTGCCAGGCTGGCCGAGCCGCTACAGGCAATCTGTGCCACCCATGACGTGGCTTTCATCGTCAATGACAGCATTGCGCTGGCAAAGCGGCTCAAGGCGGACGGGGTTCACCTTGGGCAAGAAGATGGCTCGCCGAAGGAAGCGCGCGAGCAGCTTGGACGGGAAGCGCAGATCGGGGTTACGTGCCATGCTTCGCGGCATCTTGCGATGGAGGCCGGGGAAGCTGGAGCCGACTATGTGGCGTTTGGCGCTTTCTTTCCTTCTGCCACGAAGGAAACCAAGCATCAGCCAGAGCCGGAGATCCTGCAGTGGTGGTCGAATTTGTTCGAGATTCCCTGTGTAGCTATTGGAGGGATAACCCCCGAGAACTGCACTCCACTAGTCGACGCCGGTGCCGATTTCCTAGCCGTCTCCGGTGCTGTCTGGAACGGAGACGAAGCAGAGGTGATCAGGAAATTCGCCAAAGTCCTGCGGTAA
- a CDS encoding phosphoglycerate kinase: MSIFKTLDDLGDITGKVALVRVDLNLPMKDGSATDLTRVEAVKPTILELADRGAKVLLLAHFGRPKGARHSTMSTSMVQGDVEKVLDREIMFIPEVMGPVVEQAIGILSDGDIGLLDNVRFWPGEEANDPDFARGIAAHGDFYVNDAFSAAHRAHASTEGLAHCLPAYAGRAMERELKALDAALGNPEPPVAAVVGGAKVSTKLDVLKNLVGRVHHLIIGGGMANTFLAARGVDVGKSLCEHDLADTANAIMDEADHAGCTVHLPYDVVVAKEFAANPPSVRTCNVHEVGADEMILDVGPQAVEALGDVLKTCRTLVWNGPMGAFEIEPFDAATVALAKTVAALTQDGSLISVAGGGDTVAALAHAGVTDDVTYISTAGGAFLEWMEGKELPGVKALG, translated from the coding sequence ATGAGCATATTCAAGACCCTTGACGACCTTGGCGACATCACCGGCAAGGTCGCGCTGGTGCGCGTCGACCTGAACCTGCCGATGAAGGACGGCTCGGCCACCGATTTGACTCGGGTCGAGGCGGTCAAGCCGACCATCCTTGAGTTGGCAGACCGCGGAGCAAAGGTGCTCTTGCTGGCTCATTTCGGCCGTCCGAAGGGTGCAAGGCATTCGACCATGTCCACCAGCATGGTCCAGGGCGATGTCGAGAAAGTGCTCGATCGTGAAATCATGTTCATTCCCGAGGTGATGGGACCGGTAGTCGAACAGGCTATCGGCATCCTTTCTGACGGGGATATCGGCTTGCTCGACAACGTCCGTTTCTGGCCGGGTGAGGAAGCCAACGACCCGGATTTCGCCAGAGGCATTGCGGCGCATGGGGACTTTTACGTCAATGACGCGTTTTCCGCTGCCCACCGTGCGCATGCTTCGACCGAAGGCCTAGCCCATTGCTTGCCAGCCTATGCCGGCAGGGCAATGGAAAGGGAGCTCAAGGCGCTTGACGCGGCGCTGGGCAATCCGGAGCCGCCGGTTGCCGCCGTTGTAGGCGGTGCCAAGGTCTCTACCAAGCTTGACGTGCTGAAGAACCTCGTTGGCCGCGTGCATCATCTGATCATCGGCGGCGGCATGGCCAACACCTTCCTCGCCGCGCGCGGGGTCGATGTCGGCAAGAGCCTTTGCGAGCACGATCTGGCCGACACTGCCAACGCCATCATGGACGAAGCCGACCACGCCGGGTGCACAGTGCATTTGCCCTATGATGTTGTGGTGGCGAAAGAGTTTGCCGCCAATCCACCTTCTGTCCGCACTTGCAATGTGCATGAAGTTGGTGCCGACGAGATGATCCTCGATGTCGGTCCGCAAGCGGTCGAGGCCTTGGGTGACGTTCTCAAGACCTGCCGCACGCTGGTGTGGAACGGACCGATGGGCGCGTTCGAGATTGAACCCTTCGATGCCGCCACGGTGGCTCTCGCTAAGACCGTTGCTGCCCTGACGCAGGACGGTTCGTTGATCTCGGTCGCAGGCGGCGGTGATACCGTTGCCGCGCTGGCGCATGCCGGTGTGACAGATGATGTGACCTACATCTCGACAGCGGGCGGCGCTTTCCTCGAATGGATGGAAGGCAAGGAGCTGCCAGGGGTCAAGGCGCTGGGATGA
- a CDS encoding fructose bisphosphate aldolase, translating to MNTEQMTAKIATGNGFIAALDQSGGSTPKALRGYGVEDSEWSGDDEMFAEIHKMRSRVITAPSFGNGKVIGAILFEKTMDGEVDGKPAPDALKDRGVVPFIKVDQGLEDEANGVQMMKPLDKLPALLEKAVAKGMFGTKMRSVIKSANAGGIAAIVAQQFEVGKQILDAGLVPMLEPEYDITAADRAEGEQVLLAEIMKGLDALGDRMVMLKLSIPVEPGLYTPAINHPNVLRVVALSGGYSTDDACEHLAKNPGMIASFSRGLLQDLRKGQSDDEFDAALGGAIDQICTASMAG from the coding sequence ATGAACACCGAACAGATGACCGCCAAGATCGCCACCGGGAACGGCTTTATTGCTGCGCTCGACCAATCGGGTGGCTCAACTCCCAAGGCACTGCGCGGCTATGGCGTGGAAGATAGCGAATGGTCCGGCGACGATGAAATGTTCGCTGAGATCCACAAGATGCGTAGCCGCGTGATCACGGCACCCAGTTTCGGCAACGGCAAGGTCATCGGGGCGATCCTGTTCGAGAAGACCATGGACGGCGAAGTCGATGGCAAGCCGGCCCCTGACGCGCTTAAGGATCGTGGTGTGGTTCCGTTCATCAAAGTCGACCAGGGCCTCGAGGACGAGGCGAATGGCGTGCAGATGATGAAGCCGCTCGACAAGCTGCCCGCGCTGCTGGAAAAGGCGGTTGCCAAGGGGATGTTCGGGACAAAAATGCGCTCGGTCATCAAGTCGGCCAACGCCGGGGGCATCGCCGCAATCGTCGCACAGCAATTCGAGGTCGGCAAGCAGATCCTCGATGCCGGACTCGTGCCGATGCTGGAGCCGGAATATGACATCACCGCTGCCGACCGCGCTGAAGGCGAGCAGGTCCTGCTGGCGGAGATCATGAAGGGACTCGATGCCCTGGGCGACCGCATGGTCATGCTCAAGCTGTCCATCCCGGTCGAGCCTGGCCTTTATACGCCCGCAATCAACCATCCGAACGTGCTGCGCGTAGTGGCACTCTCGGGCGGCTATTCGACTGACGATGCCTGCGAACACCTGGCAAAGAACCCCGGCATGATCGCGAGCTTCAGCCGCGGCTTGCTGCAGGACTTGCGCAAGGGCCAGTCGGACGACGAGTTCGATGCAGCACTGGGCGGTGCGATTGACCAGATCTGCACCGCTTCTATGGCGGGTTGA
- a CDS encoding PaaI family thioesterase: MSENEAVGATGGLQPVTEGEWAGWSTWQSDAFEQRAGPFYEKLEADGSRVAAFRAEGRHMNGAGFMHGGCLMTFADSAIFTIASAEMADSHGVTMNLSGDFLDAAREGQLMEARGEVTRGGGKTIYVRGLVTADKQPVLSFTGIIRKVGPRKS, translated from the coding sequence ATGAGTGAGAACGAAGCGGTCGGTGCCACCGGCGGGTTGCAGCCCGTCACGGAAGGCGAATGGGCAGGGTGGTCGACCTGGCAAAGCGATGCTTTTGAACAGCGCGCCGGTCCGTTTTACGAGAAGCTGGAGGCTGATGGATCACGCGTGGCCGCATTCCGTGCAGAGGGACGGCACATGAATGGTGCGGGTTTTATGCATGGCGGTTGCCTGATGACCTTTGCAGATTCTGCGATCTTCACGATTGCGAGCGCCGAGATGGCGGATTCGCACGGTGTGACCATGAACCTGTCGGGCGATTTCCTCGATGCAGCGCGCGAAGGCCAGTTAATGGAGGCACGCGGTGAAGTGACGCGAGGAGGAGGCAAGACGATCTACGTTCGCGGTCTCGTGACAGCCGATAAGCAGCCGGTGTTGAGTTTCACCGGCATCATCCGCAAGGTCGGGCCGCGCAAGAGCTGA
- the gap gene encoding type I glyceraldehyde-3-phosphate dehydrogenase, whose amino-acid sequence MATKVAINGFGRIGRLVARAILERTDHDLDLVSINDLADTKSNALLFQYDSTHGRFPGTVEVGDNAIIVNGKSIAVTSERDPGNLPHAAQGIDIVLECTGFFQSHEAAEPHIKAGAKRVLISAPAKNVSATIVYGVNHDTLTSDDIIVSNASCTTNCLSPMAKVLHETVGIERGFMTTIHSYTNDQRMLDQMHGDMRRARGGAQNMIPTTTGAARAVGLVLPELAGKLDGSSVRVPTPNVSLVDLVFTPGRDTTAEELNAALKAAAEGKMKGVLDYTDQPLVSSDFNHYPASSTIDSLETSVMEGKLCRVVSWYDNEWGFSNRMIDTTGVMAGLL is encoded by the coding sequence ATGGCCACCAAAGTTGCCATCAACGGTTTCGGACGTATCGGACGCCTTGTCGCGCGCGCTATCCTTGAGCGCACGGATCACGACCTCGACCTCGTTTCGATCAATGACCTGGCTGACACCAAGTCTAACGCGCTGCTGTTCCAGTACGACAGCACTCATGGCCGTTTCCCCGGTACGGTCGAGGTTGGGGACAACGCGATCATCGTGAATGGCAAGAGCATTGCGGTTACCAGCGAGCGTGACCCTGGCAACTTGCCGCACGCAGCGCAGGGCATCGATATCGTTCTCGAGTGCACGGGCTTTTTCCAAAGCCATGAAGCAGCCGAACCGCACATCAAGGCTGGTGCCAAGCGTGTGCTCATCTCTGCCCCGGCCAAGAATGTCTCGGCCACCATTGTCTATGGTGTGAACCATGACACGCTGACCAGCGACGACATAATCGTCTCCAATGCCAGCTGCACCACCAACTGCCTCTCCCCTATGGCGAAGGTGCTGCATGAGACGGTCGGCATCGAGCGCGGATTCATGACCACCATCCACAGCTACACCAACGATCAGCGGATGCTCGATCAGATGCATGGCGACATGCGTCGTGCCCGTGGCGGTGCGCAGAACATGATCCCGACCACCACCGGTGCAGCCCGCGCGGTCGGCCTTGTCCTGCCCGAACTGGCCGGCAAGCTCGACGGCAGTTCGGTTCGCGTGCCGACGCCGAATGTTTCGCTGGTCGATCTCGTCTTCACCCCCGGTCGCGACACCACGGCGGAAGAACTCAACGCCGCGCTCAAGGCCGCTGCGGAGGGCAAGATGAAAGGCGTGCTCGACTATACCGACCAGCCGCTCGTCAGCAGCGACTTCAACCACTATCCGGCCAGCTCGACAATCGACAGCCTCGAGACTTCGGTCATGGAAGGCAAGCTGTGCCGCGTCGTCAGCTGGTATGACAACGAATGGGGTTTCTCCAACCGCATGATTGACACCACCGGCGTGATGGCGGGGCTGCTCTAG